GACCTGGTCCCCACTGGAGCAAACCCAAACCCAGCCCgacccagcccagcccagcccaggcCAGGCCAAGGCGAGAGCAATAACGGTAACAGACTTGCAACACCGCCCTGCGGGAACGGGAAGCCCCTCAATACCTGGGTAGGTTGTCCATCCGTCACCGCAACAAATGGATCCAATCCCCTAACTCGGAATGAAGCCCCTCCACTTCTAAGCCCGCCCTGACCCAAACTCACCTCTACTTTGCCTTGCCTGGGTTCAACGAGTAagcttccttcttttcctctcctCCTTTTCATCCTTCTTCCTACTCAACTCCAGTATACTTACCTAACATTTGCCTGGTTAGATAGCTTCTCGATAGCATCACCTGCAGCTTCTACCTTCACCCCGCCTCTTCACCAACAGCTTCGCCCCGCTCGCCCACCATGGCTTCCCACGACGATGATACCATGCCCGAGGAGACTCAGGGCTACAAGCTCTCCCAGCCTAAGCAGAGTCTGGCTGAGTACCAGCAGATGGGTATGTGTATCTCCTTCAAGCTTCGCGATATGCGCTCTACATACCACCAAGCTATGACACCCCACGTCAACACAGCATGGAATCATGCCTGATAAGCTTCTTTTTGCTCAAAGCTGCACGCTAGAGTTGCGGTTGTAGAGATCCCGCAACTCTAGCTATGCGACGGCGGTGTCTGTTATGAAGACACAGACTGCAGCATCCCCACATCATGTCCCTCCATGCTTATCGCCTTGCCGACCCGATTACCGCGGTTGTGATATATGCTAACCTTATCTCCCACAGACGCTGGTGATGAGTCTCTCCAGCGATACAAGGAGtcccttggtcttggaggcGGTACTGATATCTCTGACCCCAACGACCCCCGAGTCTGCATCATTCTCTCCTTGACCATGGACTCCCCCGGCCGTCCTCCAGTCACCATCGATCTCTCTACCCCTGGAAGCGAGACCACTCTCAAGGACAAGCCCTTCAACATCAAGGAGGGTGCCAAGTTCACTATGAGCGCCAAGTTTAAGGTTCAGCACGAGATTCTCAGCGGCCTCCATTACGTTCAGGTTGTTAAGCGAAAGGGTATCCGCGTCTCCAAGGACTCTGAGATGATTGGCAGCTACGCCCCCAGCACCGACAAGCAGCCCACTTACATTAAGAAGTGTAAGTTTCACGCCCGAATTGCTAGAGAGAACTAAGTCCTGACAATACTACAgtccaggaggaggaagccCCCAGCGGCATGCTCGCTCGTGGCCACTACAACGCCATCTCTAGCTTCGTGgacgacgataagaagaagcatctCGAATTTGAGTGGAGTTTCGATATCGCCAAGGACTGGTAGACAACGGCGTCTTGGTAGCACGGTCCGACGACATAACTCAAAATTACATATCACAAGTCATGAGATAATGAGATACCTGAACATTTGGAGAGGAACATACAAACGAAAACTTCACATAAACTCAAATCAAAAGAAAGCCTCGCTCGGTCGGAGAAAGGTCTTGCTCTGTTTCCTGTCACCTGCTTGTCATTGACAGGACGGTACCTGTGGCTAAATCTAGAGCTTCGATACTGCAGGAGAATAAAAATGCCTATATACATCAAGTTCTATGCTATGCAACTCCATTGCTCAGGCCCGATTCGTAAAGTCTGTTTTTCAAGACATGGTATCATATTGCTGTGAATATCGTTAAGCCTGAGTGAAGCACTCCAGGGCGGTGTGTGTATGTATAAAATGGGGTTTGTCGTTTATAAGAAATAGTCTGGTAAGGCATTACCGTCGGCAGACTTTTCGTTTCCTGGCTGAAGATCCTTGTGCACGTCGTTCTCTGGTGCCGCTGCAAAAACGTTAAAGAAACGTTCACCGGTGTCGCTGACTTCGAGGACACTGGCCATATTTCCGCAGCGATAGCAATAGTTTGGCGCACTCCAAACAGTGCTAAGGCGGTCATCATAGAGAACCTGGAAGCCCTCCTGACAGAGCTGGTGAGCGCGTAGGATGTGCGACATATTATTGACAGCCAGGAACTTTTTGACGACCTGTGCTCCAAAAGTGTACCCCGCGCCGCGGGGTGACAGGGAAAATTCATCGCGCTCAGGATCAGGATCAGACCAAACCAGATCAGCCATAGGACCCTCGTGAGGAATCTCGCGGAATCGGtctataattttaatttggTCGATCGAGTGGATAGAGGGCGATAGACCTATACAACGTATCAGCATAGCCCTTTTGAAGCAAGCTTAAACTATATTTACCGCCGTGGACACAGAAGATTTGATCGTTGATTACAACACTCAAAGTCAAAAAGTCAAACATATCGGTAAAGTAGTGCCATACGTTGGCATTGCCATATTTGCGCGAACACTCTGTGTAGAAGCCATATGACTGCGTAACGCCGCGCGACTCGTGGTTTCCGCGGATCAGATGCACGCGATTAGGGTATCGTAGTTTCAAGCATACAAGCAACGATATTGTTTCAACACTGAACATGCCACGGTCAACGTAGTCTCCTGTTAGTTCCCGTCGTAGTCAGCATATGTCCACCATTATTCGTCTCGAGCTCGTGAGCGGTTACCAAGGAACAGATAGTTGGTGTCAGGGCAGTAGCCGCCGATGCGAAAAATCTCGATAAGGTCGAAGAATTGTCCGTGGATATCTCCAACGACAGTAATGGGCGCGCGGACGTGGACGACGTTAGACTCGCGCATAAGAAGCTCTTTCGTCTTGGCGCAGACGGCCTCGATGACTGACTCGGCAAGCAACTCCTTGTTGTATAAGCGCGAAATGCACTCGTCGAGATCGACGGACGCTGAATGAGGTATGTCAGGCTGGGGATCGCTTCGATCTGGGAGGGTGCTTACAAGGTAGCCCAGGCATTGTGGAATATAGAAGTCGATACGTTTGGTGATGCCGAGTGAATTAAGTAAGTTGAGCGATACGGAGGGGTCACTATTCAAGTGTAATCGTAAGGATCGAGGAGCGTTCGTTGAGGAATCGGTATCATTAAGGGTGTCGACGTCGAATTCGGCTCCTGGCGAGGATGATGTCTTGAGAAGAGCTCGGTGGTTGTACTAACATGATCGGGGCCCAAGGGTTCGATTCACATAGGTGCGGGGCGAAGCCGGTCGAAAGTAGAGCGAGGGCATGTAGGGTGGAGGAATCTTGAATGGCTGACAGAGCTATGGCAGTATAGATGTTGTGGATGCGAACCCGTGGTCGTGATTACATATGCAACatcttggtggtggtggtgttgctgctgcttttTGAGCTGTAGGATGTTTTACTGGCGCTTTGCTTAGTAGTCGTTGCTGCACGAAGTAGCCTCGGCGGGAAAATGGCCCGGCCACCTCCACACTTCAGCAACATATTGAGAGCTCTTCCTAGGAGGCAGTAGTTGGGCTTCTAATAAAGCTCTGGTATAGGTGAGGCCGAACAATAACGTCAGATTTGAGTAATCGAGCATGACCTTCTGTAATTTAGGTGTAACGTATGGGTGATTTCTTCTGTTACATGTGTGCACATAACGTATATATATACACCACTGCATGGAACAAGTCAACTTTTCCTGTAAGATTAACTAATAGATACCCATAGGGAAAGACGAATTTGATAGTGGCATTTTCTGTTGGCGTAGGATTGATTGTGAGAACACACTACGTCCATCGTTCTGGTTTAAAGATGTTTAAAAGAGAGTTTGTTGAACTGTATTGAAGCTTGCGTCGAACAAGCTTGCCTATACATAATGCGTATAGTGGTTGGGGCTCGTTTTCTCGTCGTTGGAGTCAGTCAACAACGAATTGATTGTATTATTGTCtgtattaattaaagaagtGCCTTAAGGCAGGCACTGTTTGCATACTAAGTAAGAATGCAGGGTCAGGAATGGCCAAAGTTTAATTCATTTTGGACTTGCCTTGTTCTTTCTTCCTAGAGAAATGGTCCGTGCGCACGCGACAACCTCAGCATTGCCATCAACCAATGACTATCATCGCATCAATATTGCCTACTTCTGGTGATTTGTCGGAATTGAGCCTCATCGCCAATTTGAATCCGCGATTCTCGTCGCAGACCCAAATTTACCGCCCCTTCCCTTAATGGTCCCTGAATGAAGCCTCTCTGATAACCCCAGAGCAGGTTCAGGGAGGGGGCTTTCGTATGCCGCGACCGCGCGCTGGCCACTGACAAGCTTGGGCTGAAGCATCCCCAAAAGCATCCCTATCGCTGCCTTATTCTACTATATCATCGTTTCGCATCGCTTCTCAGTCGCTCTGAGGTCCTGCTGTGAAACGTATCACGGTGTTACTCGACCCAGCCTCAGTCCGCTTGCTCAAACTTGTTCCGACTCAGTAGTGGCCGCGCTTGAACATTCACCTTATCCTGCTGACCAAGTCGCTGTTGCATTATTCTTCTTTAGCATCACGCAAGATCTATAGAAGCCACGGCGTTGTATGCTTTGTACGGCCTCTCTGTTGCTCTATTTCAGGATAGTGTCCTGTTTGGGTTGAATCTTCCCTTTGCACACTTGGCCTCACTTCGCCAGTCATGCCCAACACGGCTCCTGCCCAGCCCCGGCCAGACGAGGCTCGATGTTATAACTGTGGTACTGCTGGCCATTGGGCTATAGCATGCCCCGAGCCTACGCGGGAAACTCCAGCGTAAGTATCAGTTTCCTTAAAGTCCCATCATGGACTTTGGTGCCTCGCAGCTTTTAACTCAATGATAGTGGCCTTGCAGCTTGGAGGAACGCAAATACTTCAGGACATGGCGGCAATAGGGACAATCACGGTGGCTCAAAGAAGTCGAAAGGGCCTATTATAACCAAATACACTCCTGCACCTGTCCCAGCCCCGGTACCAGGAGTAAATCGATATGGCCCGCCTCCGGGATACGGACCTCCGCCGACACCATATACAGGAGGACCTCCTTCCTATCCTCCTCATTACCCTCCTTACGGAAGCCCAGCATCTAGTTATGCACCTGGATACTCACCTCCGGGCTATTCTAACCCTTATCCTCCACCTTCCTATGGTGGCCCGCCCCCAGGTCTACCAGCGCCTCCTCATAGACCACCGGGCACTTACAATTCACCCCCGCCGCCCCAACCTCCGGGACCATCATCGTACTCACGCCCTTACGGACATCCTCCGCCTCATCAAGACCATACACCATACGCTCATCAGCCTCACTATCCTTACCCTCCACCTGCTTCAGCACCATATGGGCATCATGCTCCGCCGCCGTCATACCCACCTCCGTTCCCCCCTCACACCGCACCACCTACATATGGACACCCGCCACCTCCTAGGCCACCTATCCCTTCTCCAGTGCCCCCAAAAGTATGGCCAAAGCGATCATCTGGATCACCTCCTGTACCGCGTCAAAGTCCTGCCTCAACATTATCTTTGCCCGCTTCGTTACCCCCGAAGCCTCCTTTGCCTCCAAAACCTCCACAGCCCCATGGACAGTCCAATAGAGGTCGTCGAGACTTTCCCGACCACTCTCGTGATCACCGGAACAAACGCAAGAACGATCGACATAATCGTAACCATGACAATCGACAGAAGAAGAATCAACACCCTCGACAAGAACAAAAACCGCAAGGTGGCAACAGCAGACAGCCTGACTCAAAGCCAGCTAACCTCCCTAAACCCCTTCCGTCTCCAAAGCAAGAACAAAAGATTCGATCCATCTCGCCTACCAAACAAAAGTCAAGTACACCTTCAGGAACACCTGAAACTAAGAAGGCTCAAGTTGAAAGTCCTGTTATACCTGATTCATCACAGAAACAAGAACCGAAATCAAAACCAGAGGAAGAACCGGTACCGGTAAATTTGCCCGAGAAGGCCATCGAAGACGAGTGGGAATGGGAGAAGGAGACAATctttaaagaagaagaacccCATCATCCCCCAGATGAGGTTGGCAAGCCATTGCCTGCAGAATATAATGACGAGGTGCTTCTTCCTAGAAAATGGGATGCGAAATGCATCGAATCAGTTTACATCCAAGCTGACAATATCGAGGAATATGTCAAACCGATCCATGAAACACCGTATTGGCCAGACGTCGAATTCGACCCCGCGTTTGTACGGGATGGTAAGCTTCCTAACGGGGATCCCGTCTCTGAGCTCCCGTCCAAGGTCGATCAAAGTGCTCGGAGTGAAAGGTCCGAAAGTGGGGAGGTTATTGAACAACACCCCAAACGAGGTCACTCAGATGACGATAATTATGTCGAACGACCATCGAAGAGGCAACGATCTCGGAGCTCTTCCAATGTGAAGCGCAGAGGATCACACGACGCCTATTCGGGTTCACATGATACCTACGAGCCCAAGAGGCATAAACCACGTCGCGAAAGCTCCGAATATCGGTCAACAAATTTCCATAATGTCGATGACCATCGGCGATTAGACAGGTACCATCGAGATCGCGATAGGGATCGTGGCCGCAGTCGTAGCCGCAGCCGCAGCCGTGGCCGTGGCCGTAGTCGAAGTCGCAGTCGAACACCAGCCTCACGAGACTCTTCGGTGTCAGCTGCATCGTCAGGATTAGATTCCTTGGAAGCTGAATTGCTCGGACGAGATTCAAAGGCTAAAACACCTGAAGAGTCCCCCAGGCGAAAACCATCATTGTCAGGATTGAAGCCTAAACGCCGTCAGACAAAGCTCGATTCGGCTTATAGGTATGCTATTTGGTACACTGTAAGCATCCCCAGCTAACATCAGAAC
This Fusarium poae strain DAOMC 252244 chromosome 3, whole genome shotgun sequence DNA region includes the following protein-coding sequences:
- a CDS encoding hypothetical protein (BUSCO:47030at5125), which gives rise to MASHDDDTMPEETQGYKLSQPKQSLAEYQQMDAGDESLQRYKESLGLGGGTDISDPNDPRVCIILSLTMDSPGRPPVTIDLSTPGSETTLKDKPFNIKEGAKFTMSAKFKVQHEILSGLHYVQVVKRKGIRVSKDSEMIGSYAPSTDKQPTYIKKFQEEEAPSGMLARGHYNAISSFVDDDKKKHLEFEWSFDIAKDW
- a CDS encoding hypothetical protein (BUSCO:30987at5125) encodes the protein MPGLPSSVDLDECISRLYNKELLAESVIEAVCAKTKELLMRESNVVHVRAPITVVGDIHGQFFDLIEIFRIGGYCPDTNYLFLGDYVDRGMFSVETISLLVCLKLRYPNRVHLIRGNHESRGVTQSYGFYTECSRKYGNANVWHYFTDMFDFLTLSVVINDQIFCVHGGLSPSIHSIDQIKIIDRFREIPHEGPMADLVWSDPDPERDEFSLSPRGAGYTFGAQVVKKFLAVNNMSHILRAHQLCQEGFQVLYDDRLSTVWSAPNYCYRCGNMASVLEVSDTGERFFNVFAAAPENDVHKDLQPGNEKSADGNALPDYFL